GATATCCTGGAGGTGCTACTACAGCAGAGGCACCGGGAGGGGCAGTACCGCTTCGACGATTCACTTTTCGCGAGTTTGATAACGAGCCCAATGGCGGATCCTTTACAGCCGGCTCATCCTCCGCCGGTAGTGTGAGTTCAACAAGTCCAAAGAAATATTCCAAAACTTCAGGATACCGTTGTACGCTCGCTTGCCAGTCTTCGTCAATTCCACGTTTGAGGGACGCTTGCGCTTCAGCAACTTGTGTCGGATGAGGTGGTGCGTGGTAGTAGTGATAGGCGTGGGCAGTAATTCGATCCATATGCGCAGCATGGGCAGTTTTTCGTTGATCAGTAAGGAGGCGGAAGTATTCAAGTATGTAGTCTTGTGCATGCCCTCGGACCCAAGAACTATGGGTTGATAGTCAGAACTGCTTCGCAGCGTGATGGGAGGGCAAAATTATTTACCGTATTTCATTGTATATCGACCGCATCATGCGATCCTCGGCTTGTTTGACAGCAACGTCGAGGCCCTTAGCCTCACACTCGCATGCCATATTGGCCGGAGCGTGGCATATCGCGCAATCAGGATCCATCCTGAAAATAGACTTGCCACTGTAGGGATAACTTCTGGGAAACATCTTAGCTGTGATATCAGGCGAATTGGTTTACACCGAATTAGAGCGGGTGAGCGTAGTGCAAGAGATGGCCAGAAAAACAATATTCATCTACGGTCAACTCATGACAACAACGTGAGATCCCCCTCCAACCCCGCAGACGTCTTTCATAGGGTTGTATGTGCGTAGGAGAGAAGACCAGCAACAGTGAGATTGAACAATGAGAATACAAGAAATGGGGGAGGAGGTAGGGATAAGGATGACAGAGAGAAGTTAAAACGGACCTAGCTAAAAGGCACGAGCCGTGTTAAAGTCGATTGACGGCGTGGCGGTAAGGAGATAACGACACTGGGTTGCAAAATGGTCTGGTTTGCCCATCGAGAACCAGCTTGGGAAGGCGAGCAGCTGTTTCGCTGGAGCCGTATGTATGCTGCACTGCAAGCACCAGCAGCTCTCGGGGCTCAAGCTGGAAATGGAGGGAGAAACTGAAGAgcgagatggaagaagtcgCGTGGGGAAGCGAAAGGAAGCTATGTGGAGAGATCGAATGAGAGCAGGCCCGACCACGTCTACAGTCGTGGCTCGAATGCGGGACCCACGGATCGTATGCAGGCTGGCCCAATGGCTTCGAACTGGTACAAGGGAGGGGTCGATGGCGGCGAACTGTCGTTGGGTGATTGTGCGGCTCATGTGCTTTCTGCTAGGAAGGGTGGTGTTGACAAACAGTAGGTAGTACACCAGATGGAGGGGTGAGTGGGACGTCAACGAAGAGTCAAGTCGAGAGTTGACCGAGAAAAATTATGCTAGGTTTGACGTGAGATATTGTACTGCAGAAGAGACTGGAGCTGGATCGACTGGCGAAGTTCAAAGAATGCAAGAGACAGCCAGGCGTGACAAATGGGGTCATCGGTTGGGTTGACGATGGTAAGCCAGTGAGCATCTATCAAGAGTCGACGAATGAAGGTAAGGCCAGTCGTTAAGAACCCTAGTAGTAAGGCAAAGAAGACGGCGAGGGAACACTGAAAGGCTGACCACAGACACACAAGAGGCTCTGCTGGCTTTATCCATTGCTGCAGCACGGATTCACCGCATTTTGGCGTCAGCTGGCGGTTGTTGTTAAGCTCGGAAGCTGGGGCTAGCCCNNNNNNNNNNNNNNNNNNNNNNNNNNNNNNNNNNNNNNNNNNNNNNNNNNNNNNNNNNNNNNNNNNNNNNNNNNNNNNNNNNNNNNNNNNNNNNNNNNNNNNNNNNNNNNNNNNNNNNNNNNNNNNNNNNNNNNNNNNNNNNNNNNNNNNNNNNNNNNNNNNNNNNNNNNNNNNNNNNNNNNNNNNNNNNNNNNNNNNNNNNNNNNNNNNNNNNNNNNNNNNNNNNNNNNNNNNNNNNNNNNNNNNNNNNNNNNNNNNNNNNNNNNNNNNNNNNNNNNNNNNNNNNNNNNNNNNNNNNNNNNNNNNNNNNNNNNNNNNNNNNNNNNNNNNNNNNNNNNNNNNNNNNNNNNNNNNNNNNNNNNNNNNNNNNNNNNNNNNNNNNNNNNNNNNNNNNNNNNNNNNNNNNNNNNNNNNNNNNNNNNNNNNNNNNNNNNNNNNNNNNNNNNNNNNNNNNNNNNNNNNNNNNNNNNNNNNNNNNNNNNNNNNNNNNNNNNNNNNNNNNNNNNNNNNNNNNNNNNNNNNNNNNNNNNNNNNNNNNNNNNNNNNNNNNNNNNNNNNNNNNNNNNNNNNNNNNNNNNNNNNNNNNNNNNNNNNNNNNNNNNNNNNNNNNNNNNNNNNNNNNNNNNNNNNNNNNNNNNNNNNNNNNNNNNNNNNNNNNNNNNNNNNNNNNNNNNNNNNNNNNNNNNNNNNNNNNNNNNNNNNNNNNNNNNNNNNNNNNNNNNNNNNNNNNNNNNNNNNNNNNNNNNNNNNNNNNNNNNNNNNNNNNNNNNNNNNNNNNNNNNNNNNNNNNNNNNNNNNNNNNNNNNNNNNNNNNNNNNNNNNNNNNNNNNNNNNNNNNNNNNNNNNNNNNNNNNNNNNNNNNNNNNNNNNNNNNNNNNNNNNNNNNNNNNNNNNNNNNNNNNNNNNNNNNNNNNNNNNNNNNNNNNNNNNNNNNNNNNNNNNNNNNNNNNNNNNNNNNNNNNNNNNNNNNNNNNNNNNNNNNNNNNNNNNNNNNNNNNNNNNNNNNNNNNNNNNNNNNN
This genomic stretch from Fusarium oxysporum f. sp. lycopersici 4287 chromosome 2, whole genome shotgun sequence harbors:
- a CDS encoding hypothetical protein (At least one base has a quality score < 10) is translated as MFPRSYPYSGKSIFRMDPDCAICHAPANMACECEAKGLDVAVKQAEDRMMRSIYNEIRSWVRGHAQDYILEYFRLLTDQRKTAHAAHMDRITAHAYHYYHAPPHPTQVAEAQASLKRGIDEDWQASVQRYPEVLEYFFGLVELTLPAEDEPAVKDPPLGSLSNSRKVNRRSGTAPPGASAVVAPPGYRGDPGQMHPQEPPMPRPDRRTPGPQMRRPNFGAIPPPMPGAYNFPPPY
- a CDS encoding hypothetical protein (At least one base has a quality score < 10); protein product: MDPDCAICHAPANMACECEAKGLDVAVKQAEDRMMRSIYNEIRSWVRGHAQDYILEYFRLLTDQRKTAHAAHMDRITAHAYHYYHAPPHPTQVAEAQASLKRGIDEDWQASVQRYPEVLEYFFGLVELTLPAEDEPAVKDPPLGSLSNSRKVNRRSGTAPPGASAVVAPPGYRGDPGQMHPQEPPMPRPDRRTPGPQMRRPNFGAIPPPMPGAYNFPPPY